The Stenotrophomonas sp. ASS1 genome segment AGGAGGTGGCTGTGGAAACCAGCATCCAGCAGCTGCGATTGCAGCAGGCGGAGATGGACCGCAAGTTCACGCGTGATCATCCGGCCTATCAGGCGCTGATGCGGCAGATCGGAGAGCTGGAGGGTCGAAAGAGCGGATTCCAGGGGCAGGTGAAGCAATTGCCCGAAGCTCAGCAGGAATTGCTTCGATTGACGCGCGATCTTCAGGTCAGCAATGAGATGTATACCGGCATGCTGAATCAGGCGCAGCAGCTTGATGTGGCGCGTGCGGGTACGGTGGGCAATGTGCGCATTGTGGATGCGGCGGAGGTGGATTCGACGACTCCTGTGCGGCCGCGCAAGGCGCTGGTTGTGCTGATCGGCGTGGTACTGGGCGCATTCCTTTCAGTTGCTATGGTTCTGCTGAAGCAGATGCTCAACCGTGGCGTTGAGGATCCGGCGCAGATTGAAGAGCTTGGCCTGCCCGTCTATGCATCCATTCCCGTAAGCGCGCAGCAGCAGAGCGATTCCGTCCGTGGCAAGTTCCGAGCCGACGGCAAGTTACACTTGCTGGCCGTCAAAGACCCTGCAGACCTCGCCATTGAGGCCGTGCGCAGCCTGCGTACCAGCCTGCATTTCGCGCGCCTGGAGGCAAAGAACAACATTGTCTTGATCTCTGGTGCCAGCCCGAATGCCGGCAAGACATTCGTCTCGTCCAATTTGGCGGCAGTGATTGCGCAGGCTGGTCAGCGCGTGCTGATCATTGATGCCGACATGCGGAAGGGAACCCTGCATAAGGCGCTGGGCGCATTGCAGACGCCGGGTCTGTCAGACCTCCTGGTAGGGAAGGTTGATCGTTCGCAGGTGGTGCGGAGCCTGCCGGGCCTGGACAACCTGAGTTTCATCGCGCGTGGTGACGTTCCGCCGAATCCTTCAGAACTGCTGATGCATGCCAACTTCACCGCGCTGCTGGAAGAGCTTGCACCCCAGTACGACCTGATCATCGTTGATACGCCCCCGATCCTAGCGGTTACGGATGCGGCGATCATCGCCCATCACGCTGGTACCTGTCTGATGGTGGCGCGGTTTGGCTTGAACCAAGCCAAGGAGCTCGCTTTGGCAAAGCGTCGATTCGAGCAGAACAACGTCCGGATCAAGGGGGCTATTTTCAATGCTGTCGAGCGGCGGGCGACGGGCTATTACAGTTACGGGTACTACGAGTACAAGTCGAGTACCTGAGGATTTCATGGGGTGCAGCACACCCAGTCGGAAAAGCTGAATGTGATTGCTTGTGGTCCCTGCGATCAATGAATGGAGGGCCACGGAATTGCTAAACAAGATCGGTTCAAAGGAAGGTCGCAGCGGGCGCTACGTGATGATCATCACGTTGCTCCTTGCCAATGTGACGAATCTCCTGATTCAGATCTTCCTTCCGCGTGCGTTGGTGCCCTCGGAGTACGTTAGCTTCTCTGTCTTCTGGGCGTCTGGTCAGCTGCTGGCTGCCATTCTCTTCGAGTGGCTGCGGATTGGAGTAGTTAGATATTCAGAGGCTGGCCGTCCGGAAGATGCCGAGAGGCTGCGCGCGGCACTGAATTTTTGCTATGCGTTTATTGTCGGCGTGACGCTGATGATATCGGTAGTTTGCATGGTGGTCGGTTCGCTTGGGCAGGCTCTTTACTGGGCCGGCTTTGGACTTCTCTATGCCTGCAGTCAGGGTGCTTTCGATTACAGCCAGGCAAGGCTCCGAGCCCAGTTTAGGAACAAGGCATTTGCGGCGAGCTGGGCGTTGAGGAGTGTTCTATCGCTTGCACTGACGCTTGGTGTCGCCTATTGGACAGGAAGTGCGGCGTCGGCCGCATTGGCGCTCTGTGCCTCCTTCCTTGCTTGGCTCATGACCGTGAGTGTATTTAAGTGGCGCCTGCCGTCCCTCGACAAGCAATCCATTGAATTTCTGGTCCGATACGGTATTCCGGCAGCGCTGGCGGGAATACTTGCCTATGCATTGCCTGTTGCGGCACGTCACCTTATTTCCTCCGCGGCGGATTCGGACCAATCCGCGGGAATGCTTCTTGGTATCGACGTCGCGCAGAAGATACTCATGGCAATAGGTGCTGCGCTGAATCTTCTGCTACTGCAGCCGCTCATCCGATCAGTCGATGCTGATGCCGAGTCTGCTCCTGTCGCGCTTGGTGATCATCTCATCCGTGTCATCGCTATTGTGACTCCTGCAGCGGTTTGCCTCGCTTTGGCGATGTATGAGTTAAGGGCGTTTGTCCCCGCTGCCTATGCGCTTGGCTACACCCTGTACATCTGGCCAGCTACGATCGCCATCGCTCTGCTTTGCGTAAAGAGTTTTGGAATTGATGCGATGTTTGTGGTCACTGGGGGAACGCGCTACTCGGCCATCACAAGTGCCATGTCGTTGATCGTAGCAGCGCTCGGATGGGTCTCGCTTCGTACGTTCAGCGCGCTAGGGCCACTGGAAATCTTGGTCTCGCTCGTGATCGCACTTCTGCTTGGTGCGGGTGTTGGTCTGGCATTGGCGCGTAGAAAGTATGGAATTCATGTCAGATGGCGCGATGTGCTTTGTGTCGCGGCAGCATCCCTGGTAGCAGTCGGCATCAACTGGGCCTTGCCAGGCGGTCTGCACGTGCGTTCTGTTCCTGTAGGCGCGTTGGTTGCTGGCGGGATCTATATGAGCTTTTACCTTGTCTGTAATCTGCAGGGTTGCTCCACGCTGATGAGAGGCTTGATGAACAACCGGGTGCGCTCATGAGGATTTCCCTGCTGAACAACCTGTACGCGCCCTATCACGTTGGCGGTGCGGAGAAGTCGGTCGAGTCACTTGCCCATGGGCTGGTGCAGTTGGGCCATGAGGTTTCAGTGCTGACCCTCCATGAGGGTCTCTCGATCGAGGTTGACTCCGGAAGCGGGATCAAAGTAATTCGAATTCCATTGAGGAACTCGTACTGGCCTTTTGGCGCGAAGAAGGTTCGCGCTTCCTGGCGTAAGGCTATCTGGCATGCAAGAGACTTCTTCAATCTGGGGGCGCGAAAAGACCTGGTGCATGCCCTTGGTGAGGTTCGGCCTGAGGTCGTGCATACCAATAATGTCTCGGGATTCTCCGTGTCTGCATGGGATGCCGCTTCGCGAATGGGCATCCCTGTCGTTCACACTGCGCGAGATTATCATCTGCTTCACCCCAACTCCACTTTGTTCGGTGACGGCAAGTCCAAGGAGGAGCTGGCGTTTGACTCGAGACTGTGGGTCGCCGGAAAGCGACCTTTCTCTCGAAAGGTAGCTCATTTTGTGGCTATAAGTGAGTATGTAAAAGAAATTCATCTTCGTGCCGGCCTGTTCGAGCGCGATTCGGCCAGCGTAATCTACAATTCGGTCAGTGCTCCTGATGCGGATTATTGCCCGGCGCTCCTCGAGGATCAGAAGGTATATGGATTTATCGGTCGACTGGATCCATCTAAGGGGATTGAAAAATTTATTGAAGCCGCCAAACTGCGGCCAGATCTGCGTTGGGTCATCGCAGGTGATGGAAGGTCGGACTATGTCGACTCGCTCCGTCGCTCTGCCCCATCGAATGTGGAGTTTATAGGAAAGGCTCGTCCTTCCTCATTCTTTGCGCAAATCAATGTCCTGGTAATTCCGTCGCTGTGGGCCGAGCCTCTTGGGCGGGTCGCAATCGAAGCTTACATGCACGGAGTTCCCGTTGTTTCATCTGGCCTAGGGGGGCTTGGTGACATCGTTAAGGACGGTTGTACCGGATTTCTATTTGATCCTTTCAGTGTCGAAAGTTTGCTCGGCGCCGTAGAGAAGATCGACGCATCAGACTTCAATGGTCTTGCTTCCAATTGCAGGATCTATTCGAACGAGTTCACTGAGCGAGCGGTCGCGACGCAGTACGTGGATGTCTACCAGAAAGCAAGGGCAAAATTCTAATGGGGCTGCTGCACGATCTGAGGGCGCCGCGTGAGCGCGGTTTTCACGGGCGCTTGGTTATTTCGATAATGCTATTGGAGCGAAGCTGTGGCTGGAAAGCGCCATTCCGCTTGCTTAGAAGGATCATTTGTCAAATGGTCTATCACTGCGAGATCAATCCCGCATCATTCGTTTCATCTTCCGCAATCGCGTCACTTCGATTGCCTCATCCTTACCTAATTGTTGTGCATCGTGACGTGGAAATTGGTGAGAGAGTAACTTTCTTTCATGGTGTAACCATTGGCGCTCGCGAAGGTCGACATACGGGTGTCCCCGTAATCGGTAGCGATTGCTACCTGGGTACGGGTGCGACTGTTATAGGCCCTTTGCGCCTCGGTGACGGGGCGCGGATTGGTGCGAATTGTCTTGTGCTTTCGGATGTTGCCGCCGGCGAGACAGTAGTGAGCAATAGGGTCTAA includes the following:
- a CDS encoding glycosyltransferase family 4 protein, which produces MRISLLNNLYAPYHVGGAEKSVESLAHGLVQLGHEVSVLTLHEGLSIEVDSGSGIKVIRIPLRNSYWPFGAKKVRASWRKAIWHARDFFNLGARKDLVHALGEVRPEVVHTNNVSGFSVSAWDAASRMGIPVVHTARDYHLLHPNSTLFGDGKSKEELAFDSRLWVAGKRPFSRKVAHFVAISEYVKEIHLRAGLFERDSASVIYNSVSAPDADYCPALLEDQKVYGFIGRLDPSKGIEKFIEAAKLRPDLRWVIAGDGRSDYVDSLRRSAPSNVEFIGKARPSSFFAQINVLVIPSLWAEPLGRVAIEAYMHGVPVVSSGLGGLGDIVKDGCTGFLFDPFSVESLLGAVEKIDASDFNGLASNCRIYSNEFTERAVATQYVDVYQKARAKF
- a CDS encoding polysaccharide biosynthesis tyrosine autokinase, which produces MTTDTRSPAQDDADEIDLRQLLGTLIDHKWWIAGITGTFFAVAAAYALLATPIYRADAIVQVESKVPSLPGLSDISQSLGIGGGTAEATTEIALITSRAVVGSAVDALKLDITIEPNRFPLLGGYVARKAERADPDALADVRFGMSRFGWGGEKLEIFQLDVPRALLARPMTLIVGENSGYELFDEDDNLLLKGQVGKVASGKGVTAQIAEMRAHPGMRFEVTRQRHLTVVGELQKKVAVSESGKESGILTLAYENEDPDLAQRFLQQVAQAYVRQNVERNSAEASAQLTFVKEQLPNVRNQVDAAQKALSAYQTRANSVDLSLQTKGLLDQEVAVETSIQQLRLQQAEMDRKFTRDHPAYQALMRQIGELEGRKSGFQGQVKQLPEAQQELLRLTRDLQVSNEMYTGMLNQAQQLDVARAGTVGNVRIVDAAEVDSTTPVRPRKALVVLIGVVLGAFLSVAMVLLKQMLNRGVEDPAQIEELGLPVYASIPVSAQQQSDSVRGKFRADGKLHLLAVKDPADLAIEAVRSLRTSLHFARLEAKNNIVLISGASPNAGKTFVSSNLAAVIAQAGQRVLIIDADMRKGTLHKALGALQTPGLSDLLVGKVDRSQVVRSLPGLDNLSFIARGDVPPNPSELLMHANFTALLEELAPQYDLIIVDTPPILAVTDAAIIAHHAGTCLMVARFGLNQAKELALAKRRFEQNNVRIKGAIFNAVERRATGYYSYGYYEYKSST